TTGAGTCTTCTGAATCATATAAAtaccaaaatatgtttgcagatatttgttCATCTAAAAAACACAATGCTAACGTCAGTTATTATCCTTTGAAATGTGCTTTCCGTGTCCGAATGGCTGTGTTTGTTCtggtctctataaccagcccactgccagttcCTTGGTGGAAAACAGGCTGTCAACAGCCGGAGGTCAGCAGCAgcctgaaatgagacacagattcagagttattAAAATCCACatgagattaaacaatataaatatgacaaacataaacattagcgGAGCAGGTTACATCGTAACAGTGAGTATGTTTAATATGGACACCGacaatctgattttaatatgattaagacaaaactctgattaagagtcgaccatgtaaacagaggtttttgattaatttaattgattaaagTCAAAATGGAACTGAACAGgaatcaaattaagacatgtggaatgccgattttagttgcattattgaagtgcagtatagCCGTGTAaccactgcaatcaaactattaccattttGGTACAGGATAATCGCTgtctgatgctgcgttcacaccagatgcggaacgcgtgtcaagcgcgagtgatttacatgttaagtcaatgcaaacgtgcgaatagacatcctgcgacaCGAaacgcgcgaatgacgcaaattgcgcgaatggcgcggggcaAATTGAGCGATTGACGCACTTAACGAGGGTTTCACGAGAATccctcgagttcgaaaatctgaacttcagcatacattcgcgccgcgttaaccaatcagaagcttgctcttgtgggggcgtgattgtgacgtagaacctgttgttggtgttccgagggaaatcctccagccttcaccgacaacagttcatcaaactgggcttggctcagtcagaagccccgctgaaagcctccgtcgtCCAggtctggaggagtttatgagctcacagagctggatgcacctctgaaaggatgcagtggactcagacacggccctaaacgtatcaacgctgtttatcagtcttcataaagcacataaacactgttattttcttcataaaatccatgttagccagacagaagccctgcccatcacacgaacccgcgtctgttctgaagtgaatttgacacgcaaatgaagtgagtaaactcaaatgttcacgcggctatttacgcgcgaatagcgtgaattatccgcgcgttccgcgtctggtgtgaacacagcatgccCCGCTCCAGTTGTTGTTGTCAAGCTGACAGTGTCAGTCATTGGTCGAGTGTTTTGATCATGTTGTGCAGTACCTAGTTCAACCATTGGGTGTCAATCTTGCATACTGATCCCTTAAAGACCATTAACAGAATGGACCTTTCCCATTCGGCCTCTTCCTTTTGACCATGGATTTGGTAAACGGTGGTGAACTCACTCCGCTCAAGACATccattacatatttaattttgtatttttgtttaaatgcaaagaCTTGCTTAAAAATATTTCCAATTTCAATTCTAATTCCCCATCCCATCATGAATAAACTGACTACAGAGCCGTATTCCACTTAAGCCCCCAGAGGTAAAGAAGGCATGGTGGATTTTTATATTCATGAAGACGATAATTCATATTTAAAGTTGTTGCTGGATAGTGGACAAAGTGCTGTTGAGGAGTTTTAGAAATGTTGAGTAATATCTGGTGTGTTGAGTCCAGTGTGTGCAGTACTGAACTCTAATCTCTCTGTTTTAGCTCAGTTCATCAGACAAGAAcagaagcagagcccagctgtgtgtctatgaagagtgcTGTATCTATGGATCCAATAATAGACTTAAGCAATGAAAACACTCGACCTGCTGTCCTCAGGTAgatcatctgcacacacacatgaCTGTACTGCAGCATTTATATGATCATGTGTTTTCTGGAACTATTCAAGACTTTATTCTCACAGTCCAGTCAAGACATTTTATTACAGGAATAAGAGAGGTGTATTACAGAGAATCTGTGGAGGAGCTAAAGATCAGGGTGTGGAGACCCTCCAACCTGAAACAAATGTGTCCGAATGCATTTGCCAATTAAACGACAAGAAGAAAAACTTTAAAATGAAACCTGCGCCATGTTCAAACTAGCAAAAATTACCTGCTCCACGAAGATCTTTAGTCTTCTCATTGattctttgtgttgttgttgttcctgcaGTGTGTATAGTGAAGATCAGACTGGAGACCTGCAGCAGGATTCACTCCAACCAGAACATGATGAACTCCAGAGAGTCAAAGAgcagcacaaaaccagcatgaagaacaagtatgagagattatttgagggaatcAACCATCGAGAGACTCCAACCCTCCTGAACAGCATCTACACACAGCTTTACATcatagaaggagagagtgaaggagtgaatgaagaacatgaggttttacagatggagaaaagagccagaacagaaccctcacaacacactccagtctactgcaatgacatctttaaagcctcagctggagcaggacatgaggagaagatcaagaaggagaaagcccagatcaagactgttctcactaaaggcatcgctggaatcgggaaaaccgtctctgtgcagaagttcattctggactgggccgagggaaaagaccatcaggatgtagatttcatgtttgtgcttccatttcgagagctgaacttgatcagagatcatcagtacagtcttcacagacttctgctggactttcatcctgaacttgaagatctggagcccaagatttatgagcagtgtagagttgtgttcatctttgatggtctggatgaaagcagaatcacactcaacttttcagatgaggagaaagtttgtgctgtgactgaatcttcatcagtggctgtgttgatgcggagcctcctgaaaggagatctgcttccctctgctctcatctggatcacctccagaccagcagcagcccatcagatcccctccagatacatcaagcgtctgacagagattcagggattcactgagcctcagaaggaggaatatttcaggaagagaatcagcgaCGAGCGTCgagccagcagaatcatctcccacatcagaagagcaagaagcctccagatcatgtgccacatacccgtcttctgctggatctcctccactgtgcttcagaagctcctggaagaagatgtgagtgcagaaatccctcaaaccctgactgagatgtacatccacttcctgctgattcagatcaacatgaggaagcagaagtatgaagagagagatccagagaaactgcagagagatccagagaaactgCAGTCCAACAGAGAAATTATTgtcaaacttgctgaagtggctttcagacagctgatggaaggcaatgtgatgttctatgaggaggacctgattgagagcggcaTAGACGTCACTGATGCCTCGGTGTATTCTGggatctgcactgagatcttcaaggaggaatctgtgattcagcagaggaaagtctacagcttcatccatctcagctttcaggagtttctggCTGCTTTCCATTTGTTTTCCTTCCAAGTGGATACAATAATGGTGGCACTGAAGAATTTTGCATCAAttgaaaatttgcttaaaggaACAGTGGATAAAGCTCTCTGGAGTAGTaatggtcatctggatctgttcctgcggttcctgctgggcATCTCCctggagtccaatcagagactcttaCAGGAACTTCTGCCACACACAGAGGAGAGCTCAGAGAGCATCAGTCAGAgcacacagtacattaaagacAAGATCAGAGATGGACATGGACTCTcagctgaaagatccatcaatctgttcctctgtctgctggaggtgaaagatcagactctgtccagagagattcaggattttgtgaaatcagacaaacactcaGAGGAGAAACTCActcctgctcactgctcaacaatctcCTACATGATTGAGATGTCAGAGGAGCCGCTGGATGAGTTTGAGCTAAAGAAGTACAACACATCAGCTGAGGGAAGACTGAGACTGATACCAGCTGTGAGAAACTGCAGGAGAGCCCTgtgagtattcattcattcatcacagAACATACAttacacagattaaaaaaatatatatatttaataaaaattgtcCTGCAcggctccaacttgcctcaacacacctgcctgtgtttcaagtacacctagtaagagcttgattagcttgttcaggtgtgtttgattagggttgaagcgaaaatctgcaggacaccggacctccaggaacaagtttggtgccCACTAGTCTACCCGAACCATTAAGATCAGCAACAAGTGTTGTTGTTAGTCaacaaattttaccacattttagaGTGCTTTAGACTCGTAGCATAGCAGatagctaaaccctgcagggacaccggccctccaggaccgagattggtgaccccatGTCAGGAGGTAGACATACCATGTTTGTAACTCTCACCAACACTTGAGCAACCATCTCTGCTCTCTAGTTCTGTGTAGGAATGGCCAATGTATACTTAAAGACATCAGTCATCACCAAGACATTTTCCAAGCAAGAGCAAGAAAGCTTAAGCCAGGGGTGTTCCAAacttggagggctggtgtccagcagattttatctctaacttgcctcaacacacctgcaaggaggTTTCTagaagcctagtaagagcttgagtagctagcccaggtgtgtctgattggggttggaactaaactctgcagttcaccggccctccaggaccgagtttggacatgcctggcttAAGCAAAGTAAAATCAATGGCCAAGATTTCATTAGATCTAGATATCAACAAGTGACCCATGAAACTCTGGGCAACAGGTTGTGCATCCCTAGCAGCCCGACACTTCTCCACACTACTGCACTACATCAGAAGTCAAGCCCGGTCACTAACAGCACTGCTGCACTAAATCTGTGGTACGACCAATACTTTGGTCCACTTCCTTACCTGCATTTTTCCAAGTCTTgccaaaaaacatgaaaatacaaGCCTCATCTGCAGGACCAGAATGATTTTTGACAACTGTCTGCATTCCAGAGCTGTACAGCCCATCTCGTTTCCATAAAGACTAAGCTTTCTTAATTACTGGGTCTGCTTCCTGCAGTGTTCCAGTGTCATCAAGCGAGATATCAAGACTGAAACCCTTTCGAAATCTGATTGTATCCACTGGCCAGGAATAGTGGAGAACCAACTGACCTCCATCAAGAAGTCTAACTCCTTCATACGAAGCAGAGCAAAATCATCCAGTCTTGTCTAGTGACAAATGGGCTACTACACTCCCTGTTAACCTTAGCTTCCAATAACTGGTTGATTTACTTCATTTTCTGATGGAGAAATGTTCCTATAGCATTTATCTTTTAACAGGAGCTTTTCTGAAAGCCTGAGAACTCATCATAGCTACTGGTTTTACCTCAGTTACCCCAAATGGCATTAGGTGCCCCAGAATCTATATTAGTATAAAGCATGACATCAACCATTTTAACATTCACTATCGGCAAGTAGACAAGGCCTTGGACAATCTGCACCAAAGTGAGAGAAGCCAACAGCCATGATTCAACTCAACCTCACAATTATCCTTTTTCTGCATGACCTACTGGAGAATGGTCATGTTTTAAATGTCAATGTTGCCTTGCCTTCATAACAAAACTAGAAACTTCAGTGGGTATGGACGAGTCAAAACAATTGGGACCATATTTACCAAAGAGCTCCTTAACACTTGTGGGACTTGGGTGCGGATACCACCAGCAAGATCTCTGAAAGCAAGCACTCCACATTTTTGAACAATTTGACCACATAATTCTGCATCCAGCTCCATATAATGAAATGTATAGGAGCGAGAGGCCGTTATCAGCTCGTAGCTGTCGATCCTGGCCCCATGGTTCATGGCTTATTACTATGAAAGCAACTCTGTGATTGGAGAAACCATGGAGCCAGTGTCGACCAAATATCTGGACTAATCTTATTTAGAAAACAACTTGCAGGCGTTAAACTAAGATGATTGACTTCATCACTGGAATACCTGTAAACAGGTAACTCTAAGTTGTCTTACTCAACTGTTCTTGTTGTGGTCTTAACATATCCTGCAATTGACTCAATTCAGACCTATAGAGAGAGCAATCAGCCCCAGCATGACTCAGCCTGCACAACATATTGAATCTCATAGGTGAATGGGACACTGCCCAACAAACCCTCCAGTACCCATCTAAGAGCTTAGCTATGATCCGCCAACATTTTTAAAGTAGGATTGTAATGTATTAACTGTTTTAACTCCTGACGAAGTGCAGCATCAAAGACATGCTCAACAAATTGATCATGcaacataatttttaaatttgGCATATCTTATGGTAGCATATGGTGCTACTTCACTTGTTCCAGGAGGCCCATCAAAGCTAGAGAGAATTCCAACCAGTATTCCCCCTCTTGATGTATAATAGAAAAAAGGTTTTCagctaaatttaatattttttaacatattaaacAATCTTTAGAAATGGGGACAATCTTTAGAAAtgtagtcatttattttatttacagttaattCCACCTAAAGCTGTGCCTTAAGGCAGTTTCTTGGCTATTTTCCTGTTCATGTTtgtctttccttcagtgattctgcttgttaacagcatGTCTTTATTAATAATTATCTCATTAACTAAATTTTAACACTAAAGACTGAACTCCTAAACACCACTGTTCATGCCTTCATGCCTGATTTTGCTGTGTGAGTATGAACTCTACTTGATTGACAGTTTAACACTGTTATTTGTtctgtcctctacacaggctacagtcctgtaatctcactgttcagtcctgtgagagtttgtgttcagctctacaatcctcaaactgtgtgctgagagagctggacctgagtaacaatgacctgcaggattcaggagtgaagaagctctctgatggactgaagagtccacACTGTCATCTGGAGATACTGAGGTACATAACATAACTGCTAGCTACCACACATTTCCATAAAAAATACTACCGCAATTGACTTTCGCATTTTGTGAAATGTAAGTTAAACATATGCAGTAATGAAGGAGTGACAGCAAGAAACAATGAGAGTAGATTTGGTTCGTT
The Danio rerio strain Tuebingen ecotype United States chromosome 4, GRCz12tu, whole genome shotgun sequence genome window above contains:
- the LOC137491586 gene encoding NACHT, LRR and PYD domains-containing protein 3-like; translation: MEDTHSSVDQDLNTGYSSHKKKRAEAEPSCASMWSDQSMGRAGHFQSVECKSSNSSVHQTRTEAEPSCVSMKSAVSMDPIIDLRNGNTRPAVLSSVHQTRTEAEPSCVSMKSAVSMDPIIDLRNENTRPAVLSSVHQTRTEAEPSCVSMKSAVSMDPIIDLSNENTRPAVLSVYSEDQTGDLQQDSLQPEHDELQRVKEQHKTSMKNKYERLFEGINHRETPTLLNSIYTQLYIIEGESEGVNEEHEVLQMEKRARTEPSQHTPVYCNDIFKASAGAGHEEKIKKEKAQIKTVLTKGIAGIGKTVSVQKFILDWAEGKDHQDVDFMFVLPFRELNLIRDHQYSLHRLLLDFHPELEDLEPKIYEQCRVVFIFDGLDESRITLNFSDEEKVCAVTESSSVAVLMRSLLKGDLLPSALIWITSRPAAAHQIPSRYIKRLTEIQGFTEPQKEEYFRKRISDERRASRIISHIRRARSLQIMCHIPVFCWISSTVLQKLLEEDVSAEIPQTLTEMYIHFLLIQINMRKQKYEERDPEKLQRDPEKLQSNREIIVKLAEVAFRQLMEGNVMFYEEDLIESGIDVTDASVYSGICTEIFKEESVIQQRKVYSFIHLSFQEFLAAFHLFSFQVDTIMVALKNFASIENLLKGTVDKALWSSNGHLDLFLRFLLGISLESNQRLLQELLPHTEESSESISQSTQYIKDKIRDGHGLSAERSINLFLCLLEVKDQTLSREIQDFVKSDKHSEEKLTPAHCSTISYMIEMSEEPLDEFELKKYNTSAEGRLRLIPAVRNCRRALLQSCNLTVQSCESLCSALQSSNCVLRELDLSNNDLQDSGVKKLSDGLKSPHCHLEILRLSGCMVTEEGCGFLSLALTSNPSHLRELDLSYNHPGDSGVKLLSEQLEDPNYTLDTLNLDHGGEKRITAGPRKYPCFLTLDPNTAHIELRLSEENTKVKRVGEKQPYPDHPDRFDYYAQVLCRERVCGRSYWEVDWSGDGVDISVSYKSVRRKGHGKECWFGYNDQSWCLLCTPSNLSLKHNNRETLLPVEQISRRIGVFVDHSAGTLIFYNITGDTLSLIHSVQTRFTEPLYAGFRVFFNGSSVKLS